A stretch of the Papaver somniferum cultivar HN1 chromosome 6, ASM357369v1, whole genome shotgun sequence genome encodes the following:
- the LOC113290646 gene encoding uncharacterized protein LOC113290646 yields MATPNIRVHITCAPPKTIKWKAVADLLAAFPGEGTTALHEDLPGEFPEISFIKEEAWILYFDGSATLSNNTGGASIVLVSPTCEVFSHSFKLDFQCTNNSAEYEAFLIVLSLAKQAGATHLEVRGDSKLLVNQMNGVYPLKEVTLAPYRSEAQKLLKYFADATITHIGRNNNKHADFLATLASMLQFEGLEETLIMRRQTVASTWLAQSKDAETDDWRTQIIQELNSSLSQGKVRELLEEYGIKQVLSTIYYPQGNGQAESTNKTLIRILSRTVHDHPRTWHEQLPMALWAYPTTPRSSTCVSPYSLFYGADAILLAEIKIPSTRIVAASGVHWNEAEALSSIIAELDTLDSWR; encoded by the exons ATGGCTACTCCAAACATCAGAGTTCATATCACGTGCGCTCCTCCAAAAACTATCAAATGGAAAGCGGTGGCAGACTTGCTAGCAGCATTCCCAGGAGAAGGAACTACCGCACTGCATGAAGACCTTCCTGGGGAATTTCCAGAAATTTCTTTTATCAAAGAGGAGGCGTGGATATTATATTTCGATGGCTCTGCTACTCTTAGTAATAATACTGGGGGAGCGAGTATAGTTTTAGTGTCTCCAACATgcgaagttttctcacattccttcaAGTTGGACTTTCAGTGCACCAACAATTCGGCAGAATACGAAGCTTTCCTTATAGTATTGTCACTAGCCAAACAAGCAGGAGCCACACACCTGGAAGTAAGAGGCGACTCTAAGTTGctggtcaatcagatgaatggGGTCTACCCACTCAAGGAGGTAACGCTGGCCCCCTATAGATCTGAGGCGCAAAAGCTATTGAAATACTTTGCCGATGCGACCATAACCCATATTGGCCGCAAtaacaacaaacacgccgattTCCTAGCCACATTGGCCTCGATGCTTCAATTCGAAGGTTTAGAAGAGACTTTGATCATGAGGAGACAGACTGTAGCGTCAACATGGCTCGCACAATCTAAAGATGCTGAAACTGACGACTGGAGGACTCAAATTATTCAAGAGCTAAACAGTTCactctcccaaggaaag GTACGAGAGTTGctcgaagaatatggaattaaacagGTCTTATCCACCAtatactacccccaagggaatggGCAAGCCGAAAGCACCAATAAAACCTTAATTCgtattctcagtcgaacagtgcatgaTCATCCCAggacatggcacgaacaactACCAATGGCATTGTGGGCATATCCGACGACACCTAGGAGTTCTACCTGTGTTTCTCCTTACTCACTCTTCTACGGTGCAGACGCGATTCTCCTAGCAGAGATTAAAATCCCATCAACTAGAATTGTCGCAGCAAGTGGGGTACACTGGAATGAAGCCGAAGCATTGAGCTCCATAATTGCCGAGTTGGACACCCTAGACTCCTGGAGATAG